The Nostoc sp. PCC 7524 nucleotide sequence GATTCTGTCTTCTACTGCTAACCTCACACCATTATCACCAGAGCGGATATTTTGGCGATAACCGCGTATAGACTGTCCACCTCCAATTACGAATTGCTGGGAGGGTAATAAACTGTCTGGTGTGAGTTGCACATCTGCTTGGATGAGTAACAAGTTATCATTGCTTAGTCGTTGCGATCGCTGGATTTGACCTAGCCAACTAAAAAAGCGACTATCAGGTCTGGAGCCTGAGTTAATTGTGGCATCAAATATGCCGATACCAAAGTTAAATTGCGATCGCATAAACCAAGCGCCTTGAAGATCGCGCTGCAAATAGTCTTGACTAAATTTAATTACACTGGTACGACTCACCCCATTGTCATCAGGGCCAATGCCAAAGGGGGTGGGGAGTCGATCAAACAGAAAAGTTTGACCTTCTTGATAAGTAAATCCTAATGATAAGGCAAACTCTTTGTTTGGCGATCGCAATAGGGGCTGACGATAATTAATTTCATACAAATCCTGCTCACCCTGGATATTTAATGCCTTAAATGGTGGCTCAGTGATTTTGCTGCTACTAGGTGCAACTCGGACTTGCACGGTTCCGTTCATCGCATTCACGGGTATCTGATAGCTAAAATCAAAGGACTCAGAACCACCTGTGAAGGTACGGTAATAAGCACCTGTGAGTAAATCCCCAAATCCAGTTAAGTTGCGATAAGCCAGTTCTACCCCGAATCTTTCACCACCAACGCTAGGAGGTGAATAGTTATCAATCAAGACGTTACTGGTAAACGATTGAGCCTCTTGTACTCTGACAATTAGCAAACTTTGTCCTACTTGACCAGTGGGACGGAGGCTAGCTTCCACATTGGTAAATAGGGGATCGAGTCGTAGTAATCTCAGTTGCTCCTCTAGCTTAATGCCATTGAGAGGTACACTAGCACCGAGTTGAATGCGACTGCGAATATAAGCAGGGTTGACGCGTTCTGTGCCTTGAATATCAATGTCTGCCAATCGCCCTTCAATCATCCGCAGTACCAACACACCATCTGTAGCACCAGGTGGTGGACTTACAGGAATAGCTCTGGAATTGAGATAATTCTGATTTAAGTAAAGTTGAGTCACAGCATCAGCTGCTTTTCTCACTTCTTCGGGAGTCAATTCCCGCCCTTCAAAGGGTTTGACTACAGGTGCGAAGTCATTTTGATTAAAGACTGTGCTGTCTATCACCTGAATTTGACGTACAAAAAACTTTTCTGGAAATGCTGGTGTTTCTACTGCTGGTGTTTCCGGTGATTCTGGCTCAGGAGGGGTAGCATCTGGTGCTTGTACTAATGCAGGTGTGGGGTGATAGTTATCACTCTCCAATTTAGGGAGGGAGTTATTAATATCACTTGCTAGACTACGCTGTCCAGTGACCATTAATAGACAAACCGTAGGCAAAATCAATAGCAAATTAGACTGGTAACTATGAAAATTGCCAATCTTTTGCCTGGGGACACAACGGGAAGCAAAATTGGCCAGTCTTTGCTGATTATGGCATTCAGGCGGAGTACCAATCTTTGTTCCTTTGCTCATGTCACCTCTGTGGGATGGATTAATTGCACAAAATGGCTGATGTTGATTTTGGCATATGCGGTTGCTGCCTGCGTATCTAGATAGCATATTTTTAACAATTGCTTTTAAAAAGATTTGTAACTAAAAAAGATCATTAAGTAGTAATTTCTCGTAAAAGTGATGATACCGCATTATATTCTGGTAGTAGCTAAAAACCTGGGAGTAATTCCATGTCACCACTGATCTCCATTGTTATCGTTAATTACAATCGGGAACGTTATATTGGGGAAGCGATCGCCAGCGTCTTACAACAGACCTGGCAAGATTTAGAGTTAGTGGTGTGGGATGATGGCTCTACAGATGGGTCAGTGGCGATCGCTCAAAAGTATGCCCAGCAAGATAGACGCGTGCGGGTAATAGCAGCACCCCATCAAGGAACTGTGAAAGCCCGCCAAGGTGCGATCGCTCAAACTCAAGGAGCTTACCTGGGTTGGGTAGATAGTGACGATATCCTAGCGCCTACCGCTTTGGCTCAAACCGCCGCCGTTCTTCATCGTCACCCAGAAGTTGGATTAGTTTATACCGATTACATAGATATTAATCCTGATGGTCAAGTGCTGGGCTATGGTCATCGTTGTCGGATTCCCTACTCTCCCCAAAGGCTGTTGGTAGATTTTATGACCTTCCAATTCCGCTTATTGCGGCGTTCAGTTTATGAACAGGTGGGGGGTGTGCATATATCCGCTTCTGACTATGCCTATGATTATGATCTGTGTTTGCGACTTTCCGAAGTAACGCAAGTGCGGCGGGTGAAACAGCCGCTTTATCTGTGCCGCATTCACAACCAAAGCATCTCTGCAACTAACAGAACAGAGCAAATTCTTTGGTCACAAAAGGCGATCGCTCAAGCCTTGCAACGGCGGGGACTGGCTCATCAATGTCGCATTGACGTAGAATTACCCGCAGGTCGCTTCATCTTGCGGCGTAAGCCAACCTTGGGAACAACTCTCGCCAATATTAAGGGTGTGTTTGCCCAAACTACAGTCTGTGCAGGTATAGCCGGCTTAGGAATGTTGTCGTTATGGGGAATGAATACGGAGATAGCCCAAGCTCAACAGATTCTTCCCGCCGCCGATGGTACAAATACCATTGTCACACCCAACGGTAACAGAATTGACATTACAGGTGGCACAACTTCCAGCAATGGTCTGAACCTCTTCCATAGCTTTCAACAGTTTGGAGTCAGCCCCGAACAAATAGCCAACTTTCAAGCCAATCCCGCCTTGCAAAATATTCTGGGGCGGGTAACAGGTGGTAATGCTTCGGTTATCAATGGCTTAATCCAGGTGACAGGGGGCAGTGCTAACTTATTCTTGATGAATCCCGCCGGATTTATTTTTGGTGGTAATGCCAGTTTAAATGTCTCAGGTGCGTTTACAGCCACCACTGCCAATGGTATAAAATTTGGCAATGATTGGTTCAATGCTGTCGGTAATAATAACTATGCCAACTTAGTAGGCAACCCCACCGGATTTGCCTTTACCATGAATCAGCCAGGGGCAATCATCAATGCTGGTAACTTGGGAGTAGGTACTGGGCAGAGTTTGAGCTTATTGGGTGGGACAGTAGTTAATACTGGACAACTCTCAGCACCAGCCGGACAGATTGTTGTTACCTCCGTACCTGGGCAGAATTGGGTGCGCCTCAGCCAACCAGGAAATATCTTGAGTTTGGAATTGCCAGCACTAACGCCGGATAGTAGCCAACCCAACAGTTGGACAGTGGCGATCGCATCTTTACCAGAATTGCTCACCGTCGGTAACACTAACACAGGTTTAACTACTAACCCTGATGGTAGCGTGAAACTGACCAACTCCAATGTCACCATCCCCACCACCCCAGGCACAACTATTGTGAGTGGAAATGTCAATGTTTCCGGGGAAACAGGCGGAACAGTTAATGTTTTGGGGACAAAGGTAGGTTTAGTTGACGCTAATATTAACGCCTCCGGTACTAATGGTGGTGGGACTGTGTTAATTGGCGGCGATTACAAAGGCGGCGGTACAGTACCCAACGCAACGCAGACATATATTAATTCCAATACCGTTATTAACGCCGATAGTCTGCAAAATGGCAACGGTGGACGCGTGATTGCTTGGGCGGATGATGCCACACAGTTTTTTGGTAACATTTCAGCCCGTGGTGGCGCAAATAGCGGCGATGGTGGTTTTGTCGAAGTATCCGGTAAGAATTTCTTGACTTTCCAAGGACAGGTAGATGTTTCTGCCCCCAACGGTCAATTTGGTACTTTATTATTAGACCCCAGTAGTTTAACTATCATCGATGCCACATTTGGAGGAACATTCGATGCTACTTTTAGTGGCAGTATTTTAGCTGACACTCCTGATATTGGTGCAAATACTATTTCTTGGGGGGCGCTAGTAAGTCTCGGTAGTGGTGCAAATATTAACTTAGAGGCCACTGGTGATATTACCATCGACAACATCACGGGCGTTGTGTCAGGTGAAAACAATTTAATTACATTAGATTCAAGTAATAGCGGCAGTTTTACCCTAAATTCCACTAATGGTGCAGTTAGATTTGTTGATACCAATGACACCATCGCCACAAATGGGGGAGCAATCAATATTTCTGGGGCTGGTGATATCTTGCTGGGTAATATTATTACTACTGGTGGTGGCTATGCAAGTAATATTACAGTCACCAGTAGTAATGGTAGTATCAATACAGGCAACCTGCAAACCCGACCCAGCGATAGTCCAGCATTCAGTTCTAACGAGTATGGCAATGTGAGTTTATCTGCATTTGGTAACATCTCTACTGGCAATATTATTGCTAGTGGTGATGGCTATTCTCCGGGTAACATTACAGTTAACAGTAGTAATGGTGCCATCAACTTAGGCAACCTTGACACTAGAAGTATTTTTGAAGACGGCACCATAACATTTATTTTTGATGATAGTGGTGATGTTACATTATCTGCAAGTGGCAACATTTCAGTAGGTAATATTATTGCTAGTGGTGATGGCTATTCTCCAGGCAATGTCAGCGTAGACAGTAGTAATGGCAACATTAATATAGGAAATCTGGATACCAGCGTCATCAACCAGTCTGACGCTACAGCTGGAACAGTAACTTTGAGTGCCGCAGGTAATATTTTTACAGGTGATATTAATTCTTATTCAGATGAAGGTTTTGATAGTGGTCAAGGTGGTGCAGTAGAGATCACTACATCAGGAGGTAGCATTACCACAGGTGATATTAATTCTTATGTCTTCAAGAATATTGGTGGTGACTTTACAGGAACAGGTGGTCAAGTTACCCTAACGGCTAGTAATAATATTATTGTTGGTGATATTGATGCTTCCGCAGAAGTTACAGAAATTGATGGGACGGCTGAAGCTATAGGTGGCAATGTTACCCTCCAGACAACTAATACTGCGGGCAGTATCATCCGTTTTAATAGCATTAACACCAGTGCCACAACAGACGAAGACAGCAGTATTCAAGCTGGTAATGTAGAAGTCCTAACCAACGGGTTAGTACAAGGAACAGGTACAGGTAATACCATCAACACGGGTGAATTCTACTTAGTATTTGATGAGATTGAGCAGGTTCCTTTCACTACTCCACTTAGTAGTGGTGGTACAGTCACCATTCAACACGATGGTGGGCCGGGTAATGTGCCATTTACTGTAGGTAATAGTAGTATTAATGGCACAGCAGGAGCAATTTATGCTGGTAGTGCTTCTAACAACCTATCTTCTGGTAGTTTCCCAGTCTTGCCTACTGGTGGAGAAGCCAGTGGTACACCCAGTAATATAACTATTAGGTCTGTTAACACACCGCCTACACTAACCGCAAATTCCCCTATCTCCTTAAATGCTCAACCAGGAGTACCCTTTAACTTTACGTTTACAGGCAGCGTTGGGGATGTCAATATCGATAACACTACTGTTGAGATTGTTTCTATTTTGCCTGGGGGGATATTGAGGCGAGGCAATACAGTATTAGAACCTGGAAACACGATAACTATAGGCGAAACGTTAAATTTTACGCCACCAGAAAATATCACTACTAGCGGGAGCATTCAGGCTTTTACCGTTAGAGCTAGTGATGGGGTTTCTGAGTCAAATGTTATCCCTGTAGCAGCAGGCATAGAAGTCACTCCACCACTAGACAATTGCCAAATTTTGCCGTCGGCTTGTAAACCAATAAATGGTAATGGTAATAAGAAGGATGTAGTTATCAATGGCGGTACATATACACCCTATCCAGAAGACAAATTTACTGATAAGTTTGCTAGCCAATTAGGTATATCTAGACCTAAAGTCAAAACCACAGAAGATGCGATTGATTTGGTTCGCCAGATAGAAAAAGCGACTGGTGTGAAACCTGCCTTAATTTACCTCAGTTTTGTACCTGTGGAAATTGCACCCAACACAGCTACAGGGAACACCAAATCTAATAAAGTTTTGGACACCGTAGGCGAGAGCGATCGCGATCAGTTAGAAATAGTAGTAGTTACCGGTCAAGGTAATCCCATCCGTAAGCGTGTCCCCAGCGCCACTAGAGCTAAAGTTTTGCAAGTAGCGCAAGAATTTCGGGATCAAATCGTCAATCCCCAAAACCGCCGCACCACGGGTTACTTACAGCCATCTCAGCAACTTTATAGTTGGATAATTGCACCAATACAGCAGGAATTACAGGCGGAAGGAATTGATAACTTAGTCTTTTTGCCAGACGTGGGCTTACGTTCCACGCCAATGGCAGCTCTCCATGATGGGAAACAGTTTCTTGTAGAACAATATAGCCTGGGCTTGATGCCTAGTTTGAGCTTAACTAACACCGCTTATACCGACATTAAACAATCCCAAATTTTAGCTTTGGGTATTTCTCAAAGCACTCAGGGACAACAACCATTACCAGCTGTTCCCGTTGAGTTATCAACTTTAGTCTCTAAACTTTGGCCTGGCAAGTTGTTGTTAGATCAGCAAGCGACATTAGAAAATCTGAAAATGATTCGTCGCCAACAACCTTTCGGCATTATTCATCTAGCCACCCATGCCGATTTTATTCCAGGCCCCTTGAGCAATTCCTATATTCAATTATGGGAAGACAAATTACACTTAAACCAACTACGGCAATTAAGATTGAATGAACCCCAAGTTGAGATGATGGTGCTGAGTGCTTGTAGAACCGCTTTAGGTGATGAAGAAGTAGAAATTGGGTTTGCAGGTTTAGCTGTACTAGCAGGTGTGAAAACCTCTATTGCCAGTATGTGGGCAGTTAATGATACTGGTACGGCGGCTTTGATGACGAAATTCTATGAATCTCTCAGAACTGCTCCCATCCGTGCAGAAGCCCTGAGAGACGCTCAAATGGCTATGGTAAAAGGACAGGTTTTCATCAAAGATGGGCGGGTGCAAGGTTTAGAAACAGTTCCCAGTATACCTTTACCTGCTGAGAGTATTCAGGAAACTGATTTAAAACTCACCCATCCTTACTATTGGGCAGCATTCACGATGGTAGGTAATCCTTGGTAGCTCTTAACTTGCGGTTAAAAATTCATGCCTAATTCTTTCCTTCTTTAAGTAATGAGTAATGGGTAATGAGTAATGAGTAATGAGTAATGGGTAATGAGTAATGGGTAATGAGTAATGAGTAATGAGTAATGGGTAATGAGTAATGAGTAATGAGTAATGGGTAATGGGTATTTACTCATTACTCATTTAATTTGGTTCACCGATGATCACATCAAAACTGTATGAATAAAAAATGGGTAAATCTCATCAAAGTCAACAGCCTACACCTACACCCCTAAAATATACTTATTTCAGATATAGCAATAAGTTCAAACCGGGGATAGTGCGGGAAAGTGTCCACAAAACTAGGGTGATGTAGAGTAACCCTAAACTCCACTGATACCAAGCTAGTGTGGAAATGATTCCTGGTAGGTGTTCGTCTCTAAGGCGGATGTCGTTAAATCCTAACCTGACTAGGTTATTGAGGCTAAAGTCATAGTAGTTGAGCCAGTTCCAACGGCGATCGCATAATAGGGGCATATATCTTTCCCGAAATATTTGATTTCTGGGGATGACTGGTAAACGCCCAATGAGTAACCGTAACTGGCGAAAGGTTCCGTCTTCGGTGAAGTAGGAAACATTCATTAAGTCGTGATAACGCCCTTGTTTGTACAGGCGGATTAATAACATTAAGGGTAATGGCATGATAATTGTGACAAGACATCCCAGTGTCAGCCAAGGTTGAGCGGCATTGCGGAAAATGGCTAATAAGCTGAAAAATGTTAAACAGCTAAAACTGATGAGGATAGCAATGGTTTCATAGGATGTGGGAATGATGGGTGTAGGATGCAGACGACGACAGCGATCTACTAACCAAAACAGTAAACCAAAGTAAGCGATCGCTACTCCTCCCACACCGAAAACTAGCCACAAGTTTGTGCCGTAGCCGCTTAACAATAACAATACACTCAATACTAACCAAGTCCAAGCTGTAAGTAACCAGTTACCAACTGTCAAGGGTTCGGCAAAGACTAGGCGATCGCTGAGTTGGTTGTATGTGGCTAAATCGATATCTGCTAATGTTAATAATTCGTTGCTGTTGCGAAATGGTTTTACGGCTCGACGTTGGGCGATCGCTTTTACTTGAATATCAGAAAAACCCAACTTGAGCAAACTTGTAAAAGTCGCACGATTAATATTTATCCCTACTAATTCACGAGTCAATTTATCCAGTCGTAATTGTTGTTTGATATACTCCAATTGATTCGCATCAGCTACTTGTTGCTGTTGCCGGAAGTTCTGCCCCAAATTTCGCAAAACATTTTGATTACCTGCCAATGTGGGGACACTAAATATTTTACCAATCTGTCCTGGATTCCCTAAAATTTTGGCTTGATTTGAATTAAATGTCAATCCAGGAACATTTAAAAATGCTTCTCTAGAAAATAGCACATCACTAAAATCAGCTTGGTTGAGAATGCTAGCACTCCGCATATCTACAGGTTGATTAAATAGCACTTCTCGAAAGATGACAGCTTGTTCAAATGTTGCTTCTTTTAAGAATAGAAATTGATTAAAACTAGCTTTTGCAAACTGTGCTTGATTATTAAATATCACCTCAGAAAAATCTGCATTTCCTTGCCACTGGACACTATTAAATTTGGCTAATTGCTGAAAATGAGCTTGATTAAAGTCGGCATTATTCACAAAAATGCTATCATGAAAATCAGCATTTTCTTGAAATTGTGTTTGTTTAAAATTAGCTTTATTAAAAAAAACGCTACCCGAAAAATTACTTACTTGGCGGAAAATGGTAGATTTAAAACTCACAGGACGACTAAATCTGGCTTCACTCCAGTTATTTGTTTGCAGAAATGTAGCATTTTGAGCATCTACAGTCTGAAGAAAAAATGTATTAGCAAATCGCACTTCACCATTAAAGCGAGTATGTTCTAGTGTCAAAGCACCGCGAAAAACCGTCACTTCACTAGATACTGTTGACTGCGTATTTAAAAGGGAGCGACAATCTTTAGAGTTGAGAAAATTAACCGCTAAAGATTGCAAGCAAACTAAACGTAAGCGTTCTAATTGTTCTTGTTCTGGGGCAGTGAAAATCGGAGCGATCGCTTGAGCATATAAAGGTGTTCTTAACCCTAAATCGCTGCCAATAAAATCTCCTTGAATCAAGGAATAACTCAAGTCTAATCCTAAAGGTTTAGCTCCAGTTTTTTGCAATTCTTTGCGGAGCATTTGATAAAAGGCATCACGAAAACTAGCATTTTCTGGACGCAAATCAATCACCATTTGCCGCAAGTCTACAGTTAAATTCCCCTCACGCAGGGTAGGTGTATGTAGTCGTTCCTGCAACAGTTCTAAGGTTAAGGGTGTGCGTTCTGGTTGTGCAGGTGCCGCCCACGTTGGTAGGGGAAGTAAAAAGATTAACAATGCACACACAGCAATTAGTAACCAAGCTTGTTTGCGCCAGATGCTGAGGTGGGGTTTTATACTACGTCGAAAACAGAATCTATCCAAGTCTACTGTGTATTGTTAATCGGCAGAATAATTTTAACTGCGATCGCTCTCATTGCCACTCAAAACTACTTTTTTACGCTAATATGATAACGATTCTCATTCCAGATTGATATGGTCAGTTCCTTAACCCAGTTCCAGAAAGACTTAAGCCAGCACGATAGTGAACAACTTACACGGATGCGTCACACCTGCGCCCATATCATGGCAATGGCAGTGCAGAAGCTATTTCCAGGGACTAAAGTAGCAACTGGCCCCGTCACAGAAAATGGATTTTACTACGACTTCAATTGTCCAGTTAGCATCACTCCCGATGACTTGGAAAAAATCGAGGTAGAGATGCAGCGAATCATCCAAGCCAATCTCCCTATTATCCGTGAAGAGGTACAAAGGGCAGAAATTCGCGCCGAAATTGTCGAATTAAACGAACCTTACAAATTAGAAATTTTAGAACGCATTCCCCCAGAACAGACAATTACCCGCTACTTTATTGGTAGCCCCGAAATTGGTAAACCAGAAGCTTCTTTATTTATTACAGATGTGCAACCAGCAAGTCACTATTGGTGGGACTTATGTGCAGGGCCGCATATTAACTTTACAGGTGAAATTGAGCCTGACGGTTTTAAATTGTTGAATATTGCCGGTGCTTATTGGTTAGGAGATGAAACTAAACCCCAATTGCAGCGCATTTATGGTACAGTCTGGGAAACTAAAGCAGCACTACAAGCTTACCTCCAACAAAGAGAAGAAGCCTTACGTCGTGATCATAGAAAGCTAGGTCAAGAACTAAACTTATTTAGCATTCAAGAAGAAGCTGGTGGGGGTTTAGTTTTTTGGCATCCCAAAGGCGCGAGTATTCGCTACATCATTGAAGATTATTGGCGACAAGCACATTTAGCATCTGGTTATCAATTACTCTACACACCCCATGTAGCCAACCTCGATTTATGGAAAACATCAGGTCATTTTGATTTTTATCAAGAGAATATGTTTGACTCAATGGAGGTGGAAAATCAGGCTTATCAAATCAAGCCGATGAATTGTCCTTTTCATGTTCTCACATACAAACATCAGCTACATTCCTATCGAGAATTGCCATTAAGATGGGCAGAATTAGGCACAGTTTATCGTTATGAACGTTCTGGTGCGTTACATGGTTTGATGAGGGTGAGAGGATTTACCCAAGATGATGCTCATATCTTCTGTTTACCTCACCAAATTGCTGAGGAAATTTTAGGGGTTTTAAATCTCACAGAGAAAATTTTATCAGACTTTGGTTTTAAAAATTATGAGGTAAATCTTTCCACTCGTCCTGATAAATCAGTAGGCAATGATCAGGTATGGGAATTAGCAACTTCAGCTTTAAAAGAAGCTTTGGATACTAAAGGCTGGAATTATGTTGTTGATGAAGGTGGGGGAGCTTTTTATGGTCCGAAAATTGATATTAAAATTCAAGATGCTATTGGTCGTTTGTGGCAATGTTCCACTATTCAAGTAGACTTTAACTTACCAGAACGCTTTGATATGGAATATATTGCGGCTGATGGTAGTCGTCAACGGCCAATTATGATTCATCGAGCTATTTTTGGTTCTTTGGAACGCTTTTTTGGCATCTTAATTGAAAACTATGCTGGTGATTTCCCCTTGTGGTTAGCACCAGTACAAGTACGCTTATTACCCGTGAGTGATGAGGTAAGAGGATATGCAGAATCTGTTATAACTGATTTACAAAAAGCTGGTTTGAGAGTAGAAATAGACAACAGTGGCGAACGTTTAAGTAAGCAAATTCGCACAGCAGAGTTAGAAAAAATTCCCGTTGTTGCTGTTGTGGGTAAAAAAGAAGTAGAAAATCAAAATTTAAGTGTTAGAACTAGACAAGTTAGAGATTTAGGGGTGATGAGTTTAAGTGAATTGGTACATCGTTTACAAGAAGCTATCATCTCTAAAGATTCGTGAAACAAGATACCCTTTCAAAAGTGGGGAATCGGAAACAACCATTTAATTTAGTAGTTTACAAACATCAAATTGCAATATGAATACTGTCACCGCACCAACTCCAAATTTAATTCCTGATATTCCTAAACGCGGAATGCCTGTTACTATCATCACAGGATTTTTAGGGAGTGGTAAAACTACACTGCTGAATCAAATTCTCAAGAATAAACAAGATTTAAAAGTCGCTGTTCTCGTCAATGAGTTTGGTGATATTAATATTGATAGCCAACTGCTGGTTTCCCTTGACGAAGATATGGTAGAACTCAGTAATGGCTGTATTTGCTGTACTATCAACGATGGTCTAGTTGATGCTGTTTATCGAGTCTTAGAACGAGAAGACCGTATTGATTATATGGTCATTGAAACAACTGGTGTCGCTGATCCATTACCAATTATTCTAACTTTTTTGGGAACAGAACTGAGGGATTTAACTAACCTCGACTCTATTCTGACTGTAGTTGATGCTGAAACCTTTAATCCCGAACATTTTGATAGTGAAGCAGCTTTAAAACAAATTACCTATGGAGATATGATTCTCCTCAATAAAATAGACCTGGTTGCTCCAGAAAAAGTGCAAGCAGTAGAAAGCTACATTCATAATATCAAAAATGGGGCGAGAATTCTTCACACTCAACATGGTGAAGTCCCATTGCCTTTAATCTTAGGTGTGGGTTTAACTCCAATAGATGATTATACTGTTCATGAGGCAGAAGATCATCATCAACATCATCATGATCACGAACATGATCATCAACATCATCATCATGAACACCATCATCACCCACATCACTCCCACCATTTAGAAAATGATGGATTTGTCTCGATTTCGTTTCAATCTGATCAACCATTTGATGTTCATAGATTTGAGAACTTCCTCACCGAAGAAATGCCTCAAGATGTGTTTCGTGCTAAAGGAATTTTGTGGTTTAGTGATAGTGAATTACGCCATATTTTTCAACTAAGT carries:
- a CDS encoding CobW family GTP-binding protein, with the protein product MNTVTAPTPNLIPDIPKRGMPVTIITGFLGSGKTTLLNQILKNKQDLKVAVLVNEFGDINIDSQLLVSLDEDMVELSNGCICCTINDGLVDAVYRVLEREDRIDYMVIETTGVADPLPIILTFLGTELRDLTNLDSILTVVDAETFNPEHFDSEAALKQITYGDMILLNKIDLVAPEKVQAVESYIHNIKNGARILHTQHGEVPLPLILGVGLTPIDDYTVHEAEDHHQHHHDHEHDHQHHHHEHHHHPHHSHHLENDGFVSISFQSDQPFDVHRFENFLTEEMPQDVFRAKGILWFSDSELRHIFQLSGPRYNLHADEWRSPPKNQVVFIGRKLDSQQIYTQLNKCLV
- the thrS gene encoding threonine--tRNA ligase, producing MVSSLTQFQKDLSQHDSEQLTRMRHTCAHIMAMAVQKLFPGTKVATGPVTENGFYYDFNCPVSITPDDLEKIEVEMQRIIQANLPIIREEVQRAEIRAEIVELNEPYKLEILERIPPEQTITRYFIGSPEIGKPEASLFITDVQPASHYWWDLCAGPHINFTGEIEPDGFKLLNIAGAYWLGDETKPQLQRIYGTVWETKAALQAYLQQREEALRRDHRKLGQELNLFSIQEEAGGGLVFWHPKGASIRYIIEDYWRQAHLASGYQLLYTPHVANLDLWKTSGHFDFYQENMFDSMEVENQAYQIKPMNCPFHVLTYKHQLHSYRELPLRWAELGTVYRYERSGALHGLMRVRGFTQDDAHIFCLPHQIAEEILGVLNLTEKILSDFGFKNYEVNLSTRPDKSVGNDQVWELATSALKEALDTKGWNYVVDEGGGAFYGPKIDIKIQDAIGRLWQCSTIQVDFNLPERFDMEYIAADGSRQRPIMIHRAIFGSLERFFGILIENYAGDFPLWLAPVQVRLLPVSDEVRGYAESVITDLQKAGLRVEIDNSGERLSKQIRTAELEKIPVVAVVGKKEVENQNLSVRTRQVRDLGVMSLSELVHRLQEAIISKDS